From Primulina tabacum isolate GXHZ01 chromosome 2, ASM2559414v2, whole genome shotgun sequence, one genomic window encodes:
- the LOC142537980 gene encoding GDSL esterase/lipase At5g45960-like has product MMSLCCSSHWVAIIFLVHYLLILYTAETRSLKEQVSPLKNVSVSAIFVFGDSTVDSGNNNFLKTTFKSNFPPYGRRFPNHIATGRFTNGLLATDFVARYLGIKDYIPPYLDSTLSLDELKTGVSFASAGSGFDPLTAKLDGVLTMQMQVDNFKEYIRRMEYSIGKEAARKLINKAIFLCSAGTNDFMVNYYGLPFRRLTYPISGYQKFILHNVQLFIQGLLELGARNIVIAGLPPIGCVPAVITLNSYNALTNRGCIESLCTVAQDYNRMLQTTLADMRQMSHAGARVAYIDIYKPLDDIVKNPHQFGFEKVNVGCCGTGLLEASFACNPGSVVCMDDSKYVFWDAIHPTEAAYYSIFLCARHVIDSFLN; this is encoded by the exons ATGATGTCTCTCTGCTGTTCATCTCACTGGGTTGCCATAATTTTCCTTGTTCATTATCTGCTTATATTATACACTGCTGAGACTCGAAGCTTAAAAGAGCAAGTCTCTCCACTGAAGAATGTTTCAGTTTCCGCCATTTTTGTGTTCGGCGACTCCACTGTTGATTCCGGCAACAATAATTTCTTGAAAACCACTTTCAAAAGCAACTTCCCGCCTTACGGTCGGAGATTTCCCAACCATATCGCCACCGGAAGGTTTACCAATGGCCTTCTTGCTACAGATTTCGTGG CTCGCTACTTGGGGATCAAAGACTATATACCACCGTATTTGGACTCAACGCTTAGCCTCGACGAACTCAAGACCGGAGTTTCCTTTGCTTCTGCTGGCTCCGGCTTCGATCCGCTTACAGCTAAATTAGAC GGTGTGCTTACAATGCAAATGCAAGTGGACAATTTTAAAGAGTACATAAGGCGAATGGAGTATTCCATTGGGAAAGAGGCAGCCAGAAAGCTGATAAATAAAGCTATATTTCTTTGTAGTGCGGGAACAAATGATTTCATGGTCAATTACTATGGCCTGCCGTTCCGAAGACTAACCTACCCTATCTCCGGCTACCAGAAGTTCATTTTACATAACGTACAGCTATTCATACAG GGTTTACTGGAGTTGGGGGCGAGGAACATTGTGATAGCGGGGCTGCCGCCAATAGGATGCGTGCCAGCGGTCATAACGCTGAATTCCTACAACGCTTTAACGAATCGTGGGTGTATCGAGTCACTGTGCACCGTAGCACAGGATTACAACCGCATGCTCCAGACCACGCTCGCAGATATGCGGCAGATGAGTCATGCAGGTGCCCGGGTGGCCTATATTGACATCTACAAGCCCTTGGATGACATTGTCAAGAACCCTCATCAATTCG GGTTTGAGAAAGTAAACGTGGGATGCTGTGGAACTGGACTGTTGGAGGCATCATTCGCTTGCAATCCGGGGTCGGTCGTCTGCATGGATGACTCAAAATATGTGTTTTGGGACGCCATACACCCAACTGAAGCAGCATACTACTCTATTTTCCTGTGCGCGCGCCATGTAATAGATTCTTTTTTGAATTAA
- the LOC142533565 gene encoding nudix hydrolase 11-like → MDSKSFRKSEALVLLAQRLRLLNPNAQDSNTQNSDNELVPQEVNPNTAAVLICLFEGDKGDLRVILTRRSSTMSSHSGKVALPGGKRDACDLNNADTALREAKEEIGLDPSIVEVVTILEPFHTKKKITVFPVIGILWDKNAFKPVPNADEVESIFDAPLEMFLKDENRREEEREWMGYKYLLHFFNHPWEKESYVIWALTAGILIKAASIVYQKPPAFEERRPTFWKGGRTNEDDVLACQSPAFLLQPWT, encoded by the exons ATGGATTCCAAAAGTTTCCGGAAATCAGAAGCCCTCGTCCTATTAGCCCAAAGACTCCGCCTTCTCAATCCCAATGCACAGGATTCGAATACTCAGAATTCTGATAATGAATTGGTTCCTCAAGAAGTCAACCCCAATACAGCTGCGGTTTTGATCTGTTTGTTTGAAGGTGACAAGGGTGATCTTCGAGTGATTCTTACCAGAAGATCTTCAACGATGTCCTCTCATTCCGG GAAGGTCGCGTTGCCGGGAGGGAAGAGGGATGCGTGTGATTTGAATAATGCTGATACTGCTTTGAGAGAAGCTAAGGAGGAAATTGGACTGGACCCCTCCATTGTAGAAGTTGTTACTATTCTTGAACCTTTCCACACAAAG AAAAAAATTACTGTGTTTCCAGTAATTGGAATATTGTGGGACAAGAACGCCTTCAAACCAGTCCCAAATGCCGATGAAGTGGAATCTATATTTGATGCTCCTCTAGAAATGTTTTTAAAG GATGAAAATCGAAGAGAAGAGGAGAGGGAGTGGATGGGTTATAAATATTTGCTGCATTTCTTTAATCACCCGTGGGAGAAGGAATCTTACGTGATATGGGCACTGACTGCTGGAATCTTAATCAAGGCTGCATCAATTGTGTACCAGAAACCACCTGCTTTCGAAGAACGTAGGCCTACGTTCTGGAAAGGAGGGAGAACCAATGAAGATGATGTTCTTGCATGTCAAAGTCCAGCATTCTTATTACAACCATGGACTTAA
- the LOC142533560 gene encoding nudix hydrolase 15, mitochondrial-like translates to MILLMEAINYNSVRMIPLLRRTSISAISSVKSCQAHLLSSSLSYSLTRIAVMNSRNFGPSQRLLSLAQQLRLYKPPPEDEEEEEEEQRIEDSAGKVVSQVGFAESVTSMAQQPAERFTPKRAAVLVCLFEGDDGEFRVILTKRSSKLSTHSGEVSLPGGKAEETDANDAETATREAKEEIGLDPSLVNVVTCLEPFLSKHLLRVIPVIGILSNKKDFTPSPNAAEVEAIFDAPLEMFLKNENRKWEKREWMGVEYLLHFFNYEMNGKKYLIWGLTAGILIRAASVVYQKPPAFLEQSPKYKIPGVVLKDTTMT, encoded by the exons ATGATACTGCTGATGGAGGCTATTAATTATAATTCGGTTCGCATGATCCCGCTTCTCAGAAGAACCTCTATTTCAGCAATATCCTCTGTGAAATCTTGCCAAGCCCATTTGTTATCATCATCCCTATCATATTCTTTGACCAGGATCGCTGTCATGAATTCTCGCAATTTCGGGCCTTCTCAAAGGCTTTTGTCCTTGGCCCAGCAGTTGCGCTTGTACAAACCGCCTCCGGAGgatgaggaggaggaggaggaggagcagaGGATTGAGGACAGTGCAGGGAAAGTGGTTTCCCAAGTGGGTTTTGCGGAATCGGTTACTTCGATGGCACAACAGCCTGCAGAGAGGTTCACGCCTAAAAGAGCGGCTGTGCTCGTCTGTCTTTTTGAAGGGGATGATGGGGAATTTAGAGTAATTCTTACAAAAAGGTCCTCGAAGCTGTCCACTCACTCTG GTGAAGTTTCATTGCCTGGAGGTAAGGCTGAGGAGACAGACGCCAATGATGCTGAGACAGCAACAAGGGAAGCAAAGGAGGAGATAGGGTTGGATCCTTCACTAGTAAATGTTGTCACTTGCCTTGAACCATTCTTATCCAAG CACCTCCTCAGAGTGATCCCTGTTATCGGCATTCTTTCCAACAAGAAAGACTTCACTCCCTCTCCCAATGCTGCTGAAGTGGAAGCCATATTTGACGCTCCGTTGGAAATGTTTCTCAAG AATGAGAACAGAAAATGGGAAAAAAGGGAGTGGATGGGCGTCGAGTATTTGCTGCATTTTTTCAACTACGAAATGAATGGAAAGAAGTACTTGATATGGGGTTTGACTGCCGGAATCTTGATTAGGGCTGCATCAGTTGTGTATCAGAAGCCACCTGCTTTTCTAGAACAAAGCCCCAAGTACAAAATTCCTGGAGTTGTGCTCAAGGATACTACTATGACTTGA